The following proteins are encoded in a genomic region of Oncorhynchus gorbuscha isolate QuinsamMale2020 ecotype Even-year linkage group LG11, OgorEven_v1.0, whole genome shotgun sequence:
- the pus3 gene encoding tRNA pseudouridine(38/39) synthase isoform X2, whose amino-acid sequence MSEELLQRVRDLEGEVGRLKAQLREKVKEGTEGEMAVSTNSDGKKDTSKPDAGGRKKGKRGSRDRPFDFSAHPRRHVALRLAYLGWAYQGFAVQENTDSTVEARLFEALLKTRLIQDRQSSNYHRCGRTDKGVSAFSQVMSIDLRSTQFCGGLGVTLPSNVDAGVKNEVDVAELPYVKMLNRVLPQDIRILDWSPAPQGFSARFDCQSRTYRYYFPRGALDVTLMAEAAKRYEGTHDFRNLCKMDVGNGVLQFQRTILSATVQPVHQTPPPAPTTADPYDLFIFEIKGLAFLYHQVRCIMAVLLLIGQKLEPPEIVDQLLDVKTNPRKPQYSMAVDFPLVLFDCHFEGLSWRREAEEVEHALATLQHHWTQTAVKTQVIHGMIQGLDSTGGTSSPHCWLMEGTKQRTYRPLLERPRCESLESRIEHFVKRGRLEREEGENGGETVHKGKRPKHSHKTSISSVLPDVSPSF is encoded by the exons ATGTCTGAGGAATTACTACAGCGAGTGAGAgacctggaaggagaggtggggagactGAAAGCACAGCTGAGAGAGAAGGTCAAGGAAGGAACTGAGGGTGAGATGGCGGTGTCAACCAACTCTGATGGAAAGAAGGATACCAGCAAGCCTGATGCTGGTGGCAGGAAAAAGGGCAAAAGAGGGAGTCGGGACCGACCGTTTGATTTCTCTGCCCATCCTCGGCGCCATGTTGCGCTCCGCTTAGCCTACCTGGGCTGGGCCTATCAGGGCTTTGCTGTCCAGGAGAACACAGACAGCACTGTGGAAGCCCGGCTCTTCGAGGCTCTTCTGAAGACTCGACTGATCCAGGATCGCCAGAGTTCTAACTATCACCGTTGTGGCCGCACTGACAAAGGAGTCAGTGCCTTTTCCCAG GTCATGTCCATAGACTTGCGCTCCACTCAGTTTTGTGGAGGCCTAGGAGTGACTCTCCCGTCCAATGTCGACGCTGGTGTCAAGAACGAAGTGGACGTGGCGGAGCTACCTTATGTGAAGATGCTGAACCGAGTCCTGCCCCAGGACATCAGGATTCTTGACTGGTCACCTGCTCCGCAGGGCTTCAGTGCGCGCTTCGACTGTCAGTCTAGAACCTACCGGTACTACTTCCCACGCGGGGCTCTGGATGTAACGTTGATGGCAGAGGCTGCCAAACG CTACGAAGGCACTCACGACTTCCGCAACCTCTGCAAGATGGACGTGGGCAACGGAGTGCTGCAGTTCCAGAGGACCATCCTGTCTGCCACGGTCCAGCCTGTCCATCAAACTCCCCCTCCTGCGCCCACTACCGCAGACCCATACGACCTCTTCATATTTGAGATCAAAGGACTGGCCTTCCTCTATCACCAG GTGCGGTGCATAATGGCAGTGCTGCTGCTGATTGGCCAGAAGCTGGAGCCCCCAGAGATAGTGGATCAACTCCTGGATGTGAAGACGAATCCCAGGAAACCCCAATACAG CATGGCGGTGGACTTTCCCCTGGTGCTGTTCGACTGCCATTTTGAGGGGTTGAGTTGGCGCAGGGAGGCTGAGGAGGTGGAACATGCCCTGGCCACGCTGCAGCACCACTGGACACAGACAGCAGTCAAGACCCAGGTCATTCACGGCATGATCCAAGGCCTAGACAGCACAG GTGGGACCTCCTCTCCCCATTGCTGGCTGATGGAAGGTACCAAACAGCGGACCTATCGGCCCTTGCTTGAGCGTCCACGCTGCGAGAGCCTGGAGTCCAGGATAGAACACTTTGTTAAAAGAGGCAGGCTTGAACGAGAAGAAGGGGAAAATGGTGGCGAAACGGTACACAAGGGCAAAAGGCCAAAGCACTCGCACAAAACCTCCATTTCGTCTGTCCTCCCCGACGTGTCGCCGTCCTTCTGA
- the pus3 gene encoding tRNA pseudouridine(38/39) synthase isoform X1, with amino-acid sequence MITLLIKATRQSKDKLFCRLQSNMSEELLQRVRDLEGEVGRLKAQLREKVKEGTEGEMAVSTNSDGKKDTSKPDAGGRKKGKRGSRDRPFDFSAHPRRHVALRLAYLGWAYQGFAVQENTDSTVEARLFEALLKTRLIQDRQSSNYHRCGRTDKGVSAFSQVMSIDLRSTQFCGGLGVTLPSNVDAGVKNEVDVAELPYVKMLNRVLPQDIRILDWSPAPQGFSARFDCQSRTYRYYFPRGALDVTLMAEAAKRYEGTHDFRNLCKMDVGNGVLQFQRTILSATVQPVHQTPPPAPTTADPYDLFIFEIKGLAFLYHQVRCIMAVLLLIGQKLEPPEIVDQLLDVKTNPRKPQYSMAVDFPLVLFDCHFEGLSWRREAEEVEHALATLQHHWTQTAVKTQVIHGMIQGLDSTGGTSSPHCWLMEGTKQRTYRPLLERPRCESLESRIEHFVKRGRLEREEGENGGETVHKGKRPKHSHKTSISSVLPDVSPSF; translated from the exons ATAAGTTATTTTGCCGTTTGCAAAGCAACATGTCTGAGGAATTACTACAGCGAGTGAGAgacctggaaggagaggtggggagactGAAAGCACAGCTGAGAGAGAAGGTCAAGGAAGGAACTGAGGGTGAGATGGCGGTGTCAACCAACTCTGATGGAAAGAAGGATACCAGCAAGCCTGATGCTGGTGGCAGGAAAAAGGGCAAAAGAGGGAGTCGGGACCGACCGTTTGATTTCTCTGCCCATCCTCGGCGCCATGTTGCGCTCCGCTTAGCCTACCTGGGCTGGGCCTATCAGGGCTTTGCTGTCCAGGAGAACACAGACAGCACTGTGGAAGCCCGGCTCTTCGAGGCTCTTCTGAAGACTCGACTGATCCAGGATCGCCAGAGTTCTAACTATCACCGTTGTGGCCGCACTGACAAAGGAGTCAGTGCCTTTTCCCAG GTCATGTCCATAGACTTGCGCTCCACTCAGTTTTGTGGAGGCCTAGGAGTGACTCTCCCGTCCAATGTCGACGCTGGTGTCAAGAACGAAGTGGACGTGGCGGAGCTACCTTATGTGAAGATGCTGAACCGAGTCCTGCCCCAGGACATCAGGATTCTTGACTGGTCACCTGCTCCGCAGGGCTTCAGTGCGCGCTTCGACTGTCAGTCTAGAACCTACCGGTACTACTTCCCACGCGGGGCTCTGGATGTAACGTTGATGGCAGAGGCTGCCAAACG CTACGAAGGCACTCACGACTTCCGCAACCTCTGCAAGATGGACGTGGGCAACGGAGTGCTGCAGTTCCAGAGGACCATCCTGTCTGCCACGGTCCAGCCTGTCCATCAAACTCCCCCTCCTGCGCCCACTACCGCAGACCCATACGACCTCTTCATATTTGAGATCAAAGGACTGGCCTTCCTCTATCACCAG GTGCGGTGCATAATGGCAGTGCTGCTGCTGATTGGCCAGAAGCTGGAGCCCCCAGAGATAGTGGATCAACTCCTGGATGTGAAGACGAATCCCAGGAAACCCCAATACAG CATGGCGGTGGACTTTCCCCTGGTGCTGTTCGACTGCCATTTTGAGGGGTTGAGTTGGCGCAGGGAGGCTGAGGAGGTGGAACATGCCCTGGCCACGCTGCAGCACCACTGGACACAGACAGCAGTCAAGACCCAGGTCATTCACGGCATGATCCAAGGCCTAGACAGCACAG GTGGGACCTCCTCTCCCCATTGCTGGCTGATGGAAGGTACCAAACAGCGGACCTATCGGCCCTTGCTTGAGCGTCCACGCTGCGAGAGCCTGGAGTCCAGGATAGAACACTTTGTTAAAAGAGGCAGGCTTGAACGAGAAGAAGGGGAAAATGGTGGCGAAACGGTACACAAGGGCAAAAGGCCAAAGCACTCGCACAAAACCTCCATTTCGTCTGTCCTCCCCGACGTGTCGCCGTCCTTCTGA